From Capra hircus breed San Clemente chromosome 1, ASM170441v1, whole genome shotgun sequence:
TGCCTCTTCTCTGATCTTGTTTCCTATCCCTCTCCCTTCACTACTCTGCAGTGTGGTTTTCCTGATCCTATACACCATGAGTGTgttcctgccccagggcccttgcacttgctgtttcctctACCTAGAACCCTCCTCTCAGAGATACCAACATAGTTCATCCATCTGCTTTATCCAAGGTTCTGTCTGAACTCAAGATAGTGCTCCATCCTGTCCCCTTCATAATCCCCTTGTCTGACATTTTCTTTCTGAGGCCTTATGAAAACCCAACAtatgatatatttatttgtttattgtctatCTTCTGCCAGtaaatatttttgtctgtttgttcacTTTTGTATCCTTAGCAGCTTAGAGCTGTGTGAGTGGTAAGTAGGACTTCAATGAAtgttattaaatgaattaatcagTGGATGAAGGCATGGATgcattttaagattcttttttttttttaaagattcttttaccAACTTTTGAAAGAACATAGATATTAATATATCCTATGGTTTCAgagttcattttttcctttatcaGTTCTCAGCATTTTTAGGTTGTACAAAAAATTCTTTCTTCACAGTTTCATAGTTGTGGTTAATTTCTATTCTGCTGAAAGTGACTCATGAAATCCCTTCTGGGTTTCATCTTTCTACTGCTTTTATAAAAAAACCATTTCATGAAATCTTTAGAAGCTGCTAAAAATCTTCCTATTGATACTACTGCTGTAAACTTTTCACTTATAGGCAACTTTTTTGGGTTGGAGGTAATTTTGATAATTTGCAACATTGGGCTTTTGGCAAATAGATTTTTGGGAGGTCTACTTGCTTCCTCCTTAGCTACCTGTGCCGGGcctcccctttcccttttctGGGGGCTGATTTGTACCTGCTCCTGCAGATCAACAGCAGTACCGAGAGATTCTGGCTCCATATCAGCTCAGATGCATCCCGCTTGGCCTTCATCTGGAAGTACGGCGGTGTCTACATGGACACAGATGTCATCTCCATCAGACCCATCCCTGAGGACAACTTTCTGGCTGCACAGAAATCTCAGTTCTCAAGTAATGGGGTGTTTGGATTCCTCCCTCACCaccctttcctgtgggagtgcatGGAAAACTTTGTGGAAAATTACAATCCACATATTTGGGGCCACCAGGGTCCCGAATTGATGACGAGGCTTTTGAGAGTATGGTGCAAACTCAGAGACTTCCAGGAGGTGAGTGACCTCAAGTGTTTAAACTTCTCCTTCCTACACCCTCAAAGATTTTACCCTATCTCTTTTCGAGCCTGGCGACGCTACTATGAAGTCTGGGATACAGAACCGAGCTTCAATGATTCCTATGCCCTGCATCTGTGGAACCACATGAACCAGGAAGGGAAGGCTGTGGTCAGAGGAAGCAATACACTGGTGGAAAATCTCTACCGTAAGCACTGTCCCAAGACTTATAAGGACCTGCTTCAAGGTCCAGAGGGGTCAGTGACTAGGGAGCAGAGTCCAGGTAACAAATAAGCCAATGCTGGGTTGTTGGTGCAACACTGTGGATTTAGCCACTTCCTGGAGTGCCAGGCTTTCACCTGATCTCAACTTCCCTGGAGTGCAGAGGCTCACCCACATATCACTTACAGTCACAATTTTCCATGTTGTTTCACCAAAAAACCATCAAAACTAAAAAATGAGTTCAATAAGgtgacaaaatcaatacacaaaaatcagctACATTTCTAACCACTAATAACAAaccatcagaaagaaaaagaaaacaattctatttacatttgcatcaaaaagaacaaaatacctaggaataaatttaaccaaggatgtGAAAGGCCTGCACATTGAAAACTTTAGGacactgatgaagaaactgaagaagatataatgaaacagaaagatATCATATGCTCATGAAGgatgaatattgttaaaatgtccattctacccaaagcaatgtGCACACTGAAAGCAATTTAtaccaaaattccaatggcatttttttttcagaaatagagCAAAGAATCCTGATATTTATGTGGAACAACAAAGGACcaggaatagccaaagcaatcctcaAAAAGGAGAAGAGGTTGGAGGTATCTTGCTCCCTGACTTCAAAAGTATTTTGAAGCGGCGGTAACCAGAACGATTGTGAGGTCAAAGACAGACCCACAGGCCAGAGGACCGgaagagagagcccagaaataacccTACATGGATGTGGTCAGCTTATTTATAGCCAAAGGGTCAAGAACATACAGCCGGGCAAGTGCAATCCCCTCAGTAAACAATGCAAGGAAAACTGGACTCCACACTAAAGAATGACACTGGACACAGTATACATTGCACATACCACGGGCTAGAAACCTACACTTTTCCATATCAAGGCCTTCCTTTCCTGGGTCCTCTGAAGACGGACTCCCCCCAACCGCCACCAACCCTCAACTCCCGGCAATCATTTGCACACAAGAAGTTTCTCCCCGCCTTTCCTCACTTCCCTTTTCCCTCACCGTTTTCTCTCCATGGGACCTCCCGGGGcgtgtcctgagaaatctgttccCATCTGCATGGACACAGTGTCATGCTGTCCTCAAGCTGAAACCTCAGCAGGTCCTCAGAAGACGGAGCACTGACAGCGCTGACCTGCGGCGTGAGGAAGCGGAACCCGCACGGGTGCTGAAGGAGGCTGAGCTCCTGCCGCAGAACGAGAGGAAACCTCTCACACGCTCCCTGCAGGCGGTGGCGGAACCGCAGGCCCCACTTGTCAGCTGGGATGGGTGGACTGTATCTACAATAGAAATCCCAAAGACCATTGGTATATAAAATATAGAAGTTTCTCTCTCATGTAAAAGTAGTCTGAAGGTAGGCAGATCAGGGTGGGTATGATCACTGCAGTCATCAGGGACCCTGGCTTCTTGCATCTTTCTGCTTACTGTCTCTAGCGTCCACAGCCCATGGTTCATACTACAGCTTGGTCTCCAGCCCATTTCTGCATGTCAGGCACCAGgatgaaggaaagaggaaaggtgCACTTACCTTACTTTATAAACTCTTCCTGCAACTTACCATATAACATTTAACTTTACATCTCAGTGACCAGTATGTAGCTGCAAGAGAGGCTGGGACAtttaaggaggaaggaaagatgggTGTTATGATAGGCGGCTGACAGTTTTACTACATGTTAAATTTACTTCTGTAAGGTTAATTACAGAGTCTGATAGAGCATTAAATTTACTTCTGTAAAATTAATTACAGAATCTGACAGAGCAGGGGTCCCCCGCCTCTGGGCTGTGGATGGTTATCTCCTGTCAAATCATTGGTGGAATTAGATTGAAGTACACTTGAATCTTCTGAAaccatccccctccccccagcccctggtttGTGGaagaattgtcttccatgaaatctgTCCCTGGTGACATATAGGTTGAGGACAGCTGTGTTAGAGAAttggctgggggaaaaaaaatcttgatttctACCCTTTAATTTGATACTCATTAAAGCATTCAGTCAGTAATATTAattctgtctctctgtgtgccGAGCACTGATTTAGATGCTGAAGATTCAGCTGGATCAAGCAGACAAGGTCCTAAGTCAGCTTGGACTGCAATAACAAAGTGCTATAGACTGAGtggttaaacaacaaaaatgtatttgtcacagttctggaggctgggaagcccaagatcagggtgccagcatggctgAGCTCTAGTGAAGATCCTCTTCCAAGTGGCAGATAGCACATTTCTAGTTGAatcctcacatggtggaaagaGGCAAGAGAGATCTCTGGGGTCCCTTTTATAAGGGAACTAATCCCATCCATGAGTGTCCTGCCCTCATGACccaattacctcccaaaggtcccacTTCCTAATATGATCACTTTGAGGTAGtatgatttcaacatatgaattttggggggatcAACATTTAGTCCATTGGAGGTCCCCAGTACTTATCTAATGACTGGCCATATCCCCCCTGGGATAGTCTCCTCTGCTCCTTAGGGTGCCTGCTATTCCCTTTTCTACCCTAATTGTCTTAAAAAAGCAAATTACTCACTCAAATTTTAAGAACAGCTGCCCCTTCTACAGTCACATAAAAATTTACTTCCTCTTCCTAGGAGGTATGAGAATTAATATTTCTTCCACAAATACTCATCAATCAAggttttctagaaaatttttttgatagtttgttttaaaggaaagcataaatttatgtttttctccagatataaaGTAATAATGCTTTTCAAACTACATCCACCCATCCCCTTTCATTCTGATATTTCCtgctttgagaatcactgctctgaCTGTCTTACTAAAAAATAATCGCAAGTCATGTCTCCTGCCCTAGCTTTGTTTATTCCCAGCTAATTGCTCCGGATTCTTAGGTCTAGTCTGACGCTAGAGTGAGATTTTGAGACCTGCTGCTACTCACTCTGGTGGCCCTCTGATCAGTGTCCCCAGAGTCCCTGCTGGGTTTCAGCTCATCTGCCTGTCTCCACAGGCATGTCTTCTAGCACTAGCTCTTTGAGGGTGGAGCAAGGTCACACACTGGGCCTAATTTCCACATCTGGAGAATGCATGGCAAATGTATGACTAACGTTCCCAATCACTAGGGTTTTGAAAAGTTTGATTAGAAATGttttcaatatttcaaaaatatatgaacTGTTTTATATGATGGGATCAAATAGGTCAAGCTGAATGTCACATTTCTCTATGCTGGGCTGTGATGGTATGTATGAATTCACTGTAGCAATATTGATAATTTGACGGTTATAGAGAGTTTTACCTGGCAGCAAGATGTTTTTGATTGACAAGACGTCAGGCAGAAATTAATAATGTATTACTTAATAAATGCAGTTTGTTTAgtagaaaagaatatttcaaaactTGGTGGTGATGGGAAAAATGCATAGACTAAAAGGTATGTGATTAAAAAATGAGTACTAGAGATGTAACGTACAACATGATGATTACAGCTGACACTGCTGTGTGAAACAcaggaaagttgttaagagagtaaatactGGAGTTTGCATCACAAGGAGaaatattgtttccttttttctttttattgtatctatatgagaagaCGGATGTTAGTTGAAACCATTGTGGttgtcatttcacaatatatgtaaatcatgCTCTATGCCTGAAACTTATAGAGTGATAAAttacaattatttctcaataaagctggaaagaaaACATGGTGGTGAGGAGGCTACTGGGCAAAATAAAAAGAGTAATGAGCATCAGAAATGTGGATTCCAGATGACCCTGGATTCCTTCTGGCCTTTGGTGAATATATGCCACACGTTTACATCATGATACATTTTGAAATTAGGTCATGCTAGTGTTTCccccattttaatttttctattttcaaatctGACACTCATTCTTAGAATTTCAAATGATAAGATTGAATGGAGTAAAAGATGAAAGTCCGTCTTGTACCACTGTCAAGTTTGGTATGTCTCTcacttttctctgaatatatgtctGTGCTATTTGGAAATAGTTTTGGCCATAGTCTTCCAAGTATCCCCCACTATCAGCTTATCTGCCCTAACTCTTCTCTCCAGGACTTCCATGATGCAGCAGCTAATGTGTGAAGACTTGCCCCAGAGGGCTAATGACTGTGTGAGCATAAtggttaaatattttgaatagcaCCCCTGAGTTCttatatgtataattaaaaaacataaatggaTTCACATAATACATAGTATTATGTtagttgttttttaatataacaatGCATATGTCTTGGACACCTTTTTTCATTAACAAAATATATTCTTCATAAGGGCTGCAGAGCGTTTTATTGTAGGATATATCATAACCTATTTACTTAAAACCCAATTGGTGGACATTTAAGGTGATTCTAATTTTAATCATACAAGTGGTACTGTAGTTCTGATTACCACATTTTGAAGACTTTAAAATTTGATATGTGCTGTCAAATTGTTTTCAAAAAGGCTGTTTGAAATTTCTCATTTTCCAATCCTTCACCAGTGCCAACATTCTACTTAATTTTAGCCAATatgattgtttaaaaatatatctagttaTTTTACTTTCGGTGAAGTTGAGTGTTTCATATGTTTAACTGGTACGTTTCCTTATTCTATGACTTGCCTAATCTTTTGTTCACTTTTCTATGGGattgcttttctatttctatcTGATCTTTAACTGGTCTTTGTATATCATGGACACAAACATTTTATTActttgttgcatttttttttcaatctgtctCAGCCTGCCCCACCTAGTGTTTGTTTCTAGACTTAGAGAGTGGGTCCTGGTTAAACTAATCCTGCATCTCATTCTGCAATAGAGGAGAGAGCTTTCCTGAGAAAAGAGGTCTTTCTCTAAGCACACAGACTTCCTCAAAGTGAACTTTTTCAGGGAATGGGTTAGAGAGTAGGTAAGAGGTTCCCCCAGTTCTTGGTATGTGAGTGCAGAGCAGGCTTTTTGATGCCAGATCCTCAGATTTTTCAAGAAGAAACTAGCAAACCAGGTTTTTATGTAAAATGTCCTTCTAACTATATGCCTgtctatatatattaatatggtGAGAACCCAACAGTACACCTTTGACCTCAAATCACCTCTGGGACCATCAGTGGTCAGCAGCCCAGCCCTGGGAGACCTGTCCCCCACACACTAGAAGCCCTTTGAAAAACTGGGGTCTGGAACCTGGCTGGCTTCCAAAGTGTGATGCCAGCAGTTGACAGTAGAGGGCACTCCAACTGTGGACTCCTTAGAGtctaaagtgggcttccctggtgatccctgggtggggaagatcccctggagaaggaaatggcaacctactccagtattcttgcctgggaaatcccatggacggaggagcctggtgggttacagtccctggggttgcaaaagggtcagacacaacaactaaacaataacaacagagtCTAACGTAGACCCTCAATCAGCAGACATGTCCCACTGGCACATCCCCAAGTGCAGGACGGAGACCAGTTGTGGCAGTGTCTATGCCTCTCAGACAGCGGGTATCTGGCACTGGCCTGAGGAAGTGGTGAGGGACTACAGGGCAAAATGGAAACCACGGATATTGAGAACCCACCTTCTGTCCTCCCATTCTATGGTTATGGCCTCACCACTCAGGGTGACAGGATGTCCCCTGGATTAGGCGTCCAGGGCAGTCTCCTCTGGCCTGTTCCTGTGTTTTGCATTGCATACCTGCTGTCACTCGTGCCACCATGTCTTGTGTGTGCTGTGGCACAGGGGACACAGCAGAGGTGACGGCTTCCTAGCGCTACATGATCTAGTGGGTCTTAGAACACAGCCTGCCTCCTAGCAGGCACTTGGAAACTCTTGGCGCTATTGAATGTCAAACTGTGGCCCAGTAAAGGCAGAGTGTGTGGGTTCCATGCATGGAAGGTCTTGGTCAGCTGGAGTCTTTAGCTTTTGGCATCACTGAGAAGGTGGATCTGGGTGCATGTCAAGTTCATTTTCCCACAACAGCCCTGCAACAGATAGCACCCATTTCTACAGGGGGAATTGAGGTTGGTGCAaatcacacatgtgcacatacacacacacacgtccgcATGCACAGAGCTACTTTTCGTATACTTCAGGGAATTAAGTTGAGAAGCCTCCCAGCCCTCACATTTGACGGAGCTTCTGAAGACATGCTAGCGACTGCTAGGCCCTTGGCTGAGACGTTTTAACTAAGTTGGTTCTCATAATGACCTGCTAGGTAAagtttgggcttcctaggtggtgctaacAGTAAAGAacagcctgccaattcaggagacataagagatgcaagtttgatccctaggtgggaaagattctctggaggaggaaatggctacccactccagcattcttgcctggagaatcccaaggacagaagaacctggcgggctacagtccataggataggaaagagctggacatgactgaagcaacttagcaagtagGTAGAGTTTATTTTCCCCACTTCACAGAGAGGGTAAGTGACTTCCTAGGGTTACACAGCCTGGGAAGGTGGAATGTAAATGCGTCTTTGACTCCACAGTCTGGATTATTCTCTGCCTTCCTGCAGGAAGTCCTGGAGGGAAAAGGGTGCCCTGGCCAGGAAAACATGGGAACAAGGCTTCCCATGAGAGCTGGTGGCTCACAGATACTCCTATTTGGGCCTGGTCCCTGcccaccagttttttttttttttcttttttaacatttaaaaaattgtggtaaaatgcacATACCCTAAATGTGCATTTACAATTTTAGCCATTTTCATGTATActattcagtggcattaaatacattcatgcTGTTGTGCAACCAGCTCCACCATCCACCTCTCTAATTTTTCCAACATCCcagactgaaactctgtacccattagaCAATAATTtccattctctccttcccctaGCCCTGGCAATCACCatactactttctgtttctatgaatttgactattctaggcacattatataaatggaatcatatcatCTATGTCCTTTTGtgcctgacatttcacttagcatgttttcatgATTCAGTCATGTGGAGGTATGTATcaggatttcattcctttttaaggacttagatatatatatgtgtgtgtgcatatatgtatgtatatataacattttattttccattcgtTAATGGACACTCCGGttatttccatcttttggctattgtgactaaTGTTTTTATGAACATGGGTATACAGACATCTTTTTGAgtttctgcttttaattctttagCGTATATACACAGAAGTAGAAtcgctgaatcatatggtaattccgtgtttaattttttgagaagtcaccattttcttttccacaatGGCTATGCCATTTTACACTTTTACAGCAGTGTACaggggttccaatttctccacgtTATTGCCAACACTTTTCCCCATGCAGTTTTGTTTTGAATATCCCCTCACACAGCTTGGTAGCTGGGGTGGTAAGAAGGCTTAAAGGgggtgaaaaaaaacaaaacaaaaaaacaactcacAGAAATCCGAGTCTCAGTAAAACAACAAATGGCTATAGGAAGGGGTCAAAGACTGTTACCCAAAAAGAGCTTTTTATGGTCCTGCATTTCCCAACTGCATCCCCGGGGCTGACCAGatggttgggggttggggggaaagTCGTGGCCATCTGAACAGACCTGGGGTTTACTCAAAGGGCTAGCATGGGTTCGGATCAGAAACCaagtgcatgcgtgcgtgctaagtcgcttcagccgtgtccgactcttcgcgaccccatgga
This genomic window contains:
- the A4GNT gene encoding alpha-1,4-N-acetylglucosaminyltransferase isoform X1, encoding MAGEVQDCFWAAGEQGAGQERGVDMLTKLQFSLSVTLLFACGFLYQFTLKPSCLICYLPSYKSQQGLEALLGRGRSIVFLETSERMEPTPLVCCAVESAAKVYPEQPVLLLMKGLNNSMQLPPNSTSPALSLLSAIDNVFLFPLDMKSLFEDTPLFSWYTRINSSTERFWLHISSDASRLAFIWKYGGVYMDTDVISIRPIPEDNFLAAQKSQFSSNGVFGFLPHHPFLWECMENFVENYNPHIWGHQGPELMTRLLRVWCKLRDFQEVSDLKCLNFSFLHPQRFYPISFRAWRRYYEVWDTEPSFNDSYALHLWNHMNQEGKAVVRGSNTLVENLYRKHCPKTYKDLLQGPEGSVTREQSPGNK
- the A4GNT gene encoding alpha-1,4-N-acetylglucosaminyltransferase isoform X2 translates to MLTKLQFSLSVTLLFACGFLYQFTLKPSCLICYLPSYKSQQGLEALLGRGRSIVFLETSERMEPTPLVCCAVESAAKVYPEQPVLLLMKGLNNSMQLPPNSTSPALSLLSAIDNVFLFPLDMKSLFEDTPLFSWYTRINSSTERFWLHISSDASRLAFIWKYGGVYMDTDVISIRPIPEDNFLAAQKSQFSSNGVFGFLPHHPFLWECMENFVENYNPHIWGHQGPELMTRLLRVWCKLRDFQEVSDLKCLNFSFLHPQRFYPISFRAWRRYYEVWDTEPSFNDSYALHLWNHMNQEGKAVVRGSNTLVENLYRKHCPKTYKDLLQGPEGSVTREQSPGNK